The genomic region GCCACACAAACGGGCGACAAATAGTGTTTGGCAAAGTGAATATGCTCAAAGGGGATCAAAATTTAAGGCAAGTTCAGCTGCAAACAAAGAGGAATGTTTAAACTCAGATGTACTTTTTGATAAATATAATCTTACCACTAGGATAGGGGAATTATTTGAAAAGATAAGGTATGACTATTCTGTGACTCCACTTAAATGCTATGGAGGGTGCCCCTATAATATAGTGTGTCGCGTAACCGATGAATTAATTGAAGAAGCAGAGGGGGAGTGGAAATGAATTTTAACCCTGAACAAAAAGAAGCCATATACAGCGAAAATCCTTTGATCCTTATTTCAGCTGGAGCGGGCTCTGGTAAAACCCGAGTGTTAACTGAAAGGTTTTTAAATATATGCCAGCAAAAACTAAACGAATTTTTAGAGGGGTCAACTTCTGATATAGGTGCTACGGTAAAAGAAATAGTGGCCATTACCTTTACGGAAAAGGCAGCTAGAGAAATGAAGGAAAGAATCAGAGGGGAACTAAATACAAAGTTAGAAGAGCTAGACAAGCTAGAGGATGAAAAGAATGTAAATATAGCTAAAAAATTTTGGCAACAACAAAAGGAAGACTTAGATAACGCTTATATAACAACTTTTCATAGTTTTTGTCATAAGCTTTTAACTAGGTTTGCTTTTAAAGCTAACTTGCCTCCCACATTTACCATGCTAGATGATATAGACTCTACCTTGCTTCAAAGCGAGTGCTTAGATGAAATGTTTGCTGATAAAACAAACTACTATAAATGGAAGGATGCTTTTATTTACTACTCAAAAGAGCAGCTAAAAAGAGCTATAAATTCCGTATATGCACAGATATGTGAAGCGCCAGAGCAAATCGATATAAAAACTTTTTTTGAAGCGGAAGAGATCTTAGCCCTGCAACAAGATCTATTGCTAAAACAAAAGGCTTCATTACTTGAAAAGTTTTATCAGAAGGCCCAGCCATGTGTAGAAGAATTTCCCTCATCTAGTGAGTTAAAGGGTAAATTACAGGAGTATGTGGAAAATATATCTAATCATTTTGGAAAAGTTGACCTTAACAACATAGATTATGATGAGTGTTATGAGTTGTTGCAGGAGGTAATGCCTAAAAGGAAGGTAAGTAGCTGGGAGGATAAATGTCCTGCTTTGTTTGAGCTATATGTAGATATCTATAACCCCTTGAAACAAAAATGGAAAAACATACCTGATTTTCCTACAGAGAAAAGAGAGCAGTTTCTAAGTATTATTAGTTGCTTTGCAGAAATGCTTTGTATTTTTGATGAAAAATATACAAAGAAAAAGATAGAAAAAGCAGCCTTGGATTTTTCTGACTTACAAAAAAAGGCCATCAATTTACTAGAAAACGAGGATGTTAGGGCTACTTGCAGGCAGGAATTTAAGCATTTTATGGTTGATGAATTTCAAGATACAAATAAACTACAGATGAAGATGTTAGACTATATACAGCCTAGATTTCAGTTTATCGTAGGTGATGAAAAGCAGTCTATTTATAGATTTAGAGGTGCTGACGTAACGGTAATGAGAGGATTGCAAAATAAGGTTAAGCAATCTGATGGATATATTAATATGAACAGAAATTATCGAAACTGTCACTCTATAATCGGTTTTGTAAATGCCATCTTCTCTGAGGTTATGAGAGAGTCGGAAGACAACGCTCCTTACAGCATTAACTACAGTCCTTTAGTTAGTAATCGGGATGATAAAGAGGAGCAAGAGGTAAAAGTAGAGCTTATAGAGATGACTGAAAATGACGAGGAAGAAATAGAAAAAGATGATGACTCACAGGTAAGCGAAGTAGATTGTTATGACAGTGAGTTTGATATGCTAACAGAGCGTATGCTTGAAATCGCCCAAAGTGAGAAAAAGCTTGTAAGAGAAAAGGACACAGGTGTTTGGCGCAAAGCTCAATGGAGAGACTTTGCAATCTTAGTTCCGTCTAGAACAGGACTTATAGAGTTGGAAAAGTGCCTTAAAGATAAGAACATACCCTTTGTGGTACATGGTGGTATAGGTTTTTTCGCAAAACAAGAGGTAAAAGACATGCTGGCATTACTTAGGTGGATTGCAAGGCCCTGGGAATCTACCTATATTGCTGCTGTTCTTAGAAGCCCTATTATAGGTATCACGTTAGATGAGATGTTTGCCATAAAAGCATGTGGCGATGTAGATAATTGGCAAGGGTTTGCAGACTTTATTTATAATAGATGCTATTTCAATGAAAGTGGGCTAGCTACACAAACTAAGGCTAAACTAAATAAGTTTTATAATTTATTTACTATTTTTGTACCTCTAACCCCACAGCGAGCGTTTTCGGATACCTTATATGAAGTTTTTAACAATAGCGGATTAAAACAGACCTTGCTTATGCAACCAAACTCGCTACAACTTATCAAAAACGTTGAAAAGCTAATAGAAACTATGAACGAGCAAAATCCCAGTTCTTTAGAGGAGCTTTTAGAAAAGATTGATGTTTTAGCGATGCTAGGGGATAGAGAGGGGGAGGCGGAAGCTGAGTTGCCTGAAGGGAACATGGTTCACATAATGACGGTTCATGCTTCTAAAGGTCTAGAGTTTCCCATAGTTTGCCTGCCCAGACTTAATCGCCAGCTACAAAAAGATAGCGGCTCTTTTAGATTTGACGATAAAATGAGGCTTGTTGCTAAATTTACTCAGGAAAAAAAGAACAATCCTTTTTCAGATGAAGAAATAGTTACGCCTGGGTTTAATATAGTTAAAAGCGAAAGTGATATAGCAGCAGCAGAGGAATCCAAACGTTTGTTCTATGTCGCTGCTACACGAGCACGAGATTATTTAATTATGTCCGCTAAGGACAGACTGCAAAAGAACTCTTGGTATGAGATGCTTTTAGAAAGCTTAGATACAAACCCCGGTATTTTAAAATGTATGATACGAAAAAATCAAAGTCAAGTTGTAAAACAAAGCAAATGGGAGCAGACAAAAGATGAGTTTGTTGCTCAAACAGTATCGGAAGAAAAGGTTGCTCCTTACACCTTTTCGGTTTCAGAAATTATGGACTTTATGAATGATCGGCAAAAGTATTACGAAAGTTACGTGCTTAAATTGCATCCTGATTGGTTAAGAGAGGAGGAAATAAAAGCTGATGATAAAGCAAAAGCCGATGATAAACAGGATAAGTTTATTATCTCAGCTACAGATTTTGGTACGGTGGTCCATAGAGCTTGCGAACTTTATGACCAGGGCTTTGGTGAAGATGAAGCTGTGTTAGAAGCAATATCTGTTTTATTTGATGACGATGAAATTCCCACTAATATTAAAGAAATTAAATTAAGAGTGATGAAGCAGCTAGAAAACTATAAAAAGATAGAAAGTCAAATCCCCAAGGATCATATAAGTAGCGAATGGAGCTTTGCTGTTGAGATTGCTGGGGCCTATATTATAGGTGAGATTGATAAAGTTTTTATAAAAGACGGCAAACACTCGCTAATGGATCTAAAAACTAATAAAACAATTGACACAGATAGCTATAAACCCCAAGTTACCCTTTATAAAATGGCATATGAAAAAGAGATGGGTGTAGAAGTAGAAGAGGTATCGCTATTTTTTATGAACTTTGGAGAAAAAGGAATCATCAAGCTGAAGCCAGAAGCAGCTTATGAAAAGGAAGTTGAAGAAGCAATTAAAGATATGACCCAATTATGGAGAAGTCTTGAGGAACAGTAGTTGAACAATAGTTGAACGATGGTTTTACTATTGTTCTACTATTGTTGTTAATATTATTTCCCGGGGAACACACGTTCGTCATATTTCTACAGTAATCCCTTTGTTTATTGAAAAAGCTTGTAGAAATGAGCGATATTGGTCAAATTTTGTAGCTTATAATAGCAAGGGAAAGGAAAATATAGAGTCTCAGGTCATTGTATCCTTTCTTATTTTAGAGGTAGTCCTGTCGGTAATATAAAAAATATAAAAAAGGGTGAACTAAGTGGATGATTTAAGGGCGATTTTACAAGTAGTAACTTTTATTTTTATGTTATTTATTATCGTAAGAGTTTGGATGAATTTTGCTAATAAAGCTGGCGAGAATATAAGACGATTTCTCATAGAGCTTTGGAGAAAAATTATAAGTAAATAATAAAATGTTATTGCCCTATAAGACAGCAGTGAAAAATTCTTTAGAGTTATTTAACAATACTAGTGGGAGATTAACTAGCTCCAAGACTGAATATTGCTATATAAAAAGAAACTAAATTAATAATATCCTATTCAGAACCGAATAACTGCTTCAATAAGTGCTTAAGAAGTTATGATAAGAAAGTTGCTGACTTATTGAAAGAGTGGATTTATAAGAATAAAAGAACAGGTGTTCTCAACTAACTAAAAAGTAGCCTTAATGGCTGCTTTTTTGCTTAATAAAGTTTAAAAGGGATTTACGGGGCATGTTCATCATATTCCTACAATAATTTCTCTATTGATTGTAACGAATTGTAGATGTACGCGAGATTGCACAGATTTTGTAGACTAAGATAGGTAAGTAGATAGAAAAAAAGGAAAATTTTGAAGGAGACAACGAGTTTTTGAAGAACATGTAAATAATGCAATAAAATTTAGAGTGTATTTAAGAGGAAAAATGCAAAGTAGGGGGTAAAAATTAAAAAATGCCAGCTTCAACAACACTGCCTAGTTGGTTTTGGATTTTATTTTATGCAGTTTTGATAATCACGTTAAGTATTTCTATATTTTGTATTATCCGAAGAATATACTACAGGAGATTAACTATAATAAATTTGTTAGCTGTGATTACTACGCCTTTTGTTCATTTTTCAGAAAGTTTGGGGAGGCCAGAAGGAATAAATGAATTTGAGCATCTTTTCAGTCATTTAATTCTTCGCAACTTATGGGCAGTTTATGTATCAATCGGCTATATATTTATTCTATTTTGGTGGATGCTGTTTTTAAAGACTACTTTTAGCAGTAAGGTTATAACAAAGCTTAAAAAGAAATAAGAAATATGCTGAATTGGATTGGTTGACCTCGGATATGAAGACTGGGCAGAACCCTAGAGCAAACTAGGAAAAACTAGTTTTCCTAGTTTATCGATCCCGCATACAGACTCGAAAAGTTATCCAAATATCTTATAGGTATATTGACGACAAAAATGACTCAGTATATAATGCTGAAGTGATTTGCAAGATACTATACTTTATTGCTGATTCTACGTTAATTAAAAAATTGCAGGACTGTTATAAAATCTATTTTTATAAAAAAGGGGATGGTTAAGTGAAGAAATACGGTCTTACTGATATAAATTATTATATGAAGAAATACAATTTTACTTATAAAAGATATATACCTATAATAATATCTATAATAGGATTATACCTACTCCTTAATAGTAGCAGTTTAGGATTATCTAGAGCTAATAGAATGTTATCTGGAAATATAAATGCAGAAAGATATATGGTACTTTTAAGATCATATATTCAATCATTTCAAATAATAGGTACAGTTTTTTTAACAATTGGGACTTTTTATTCTATAAAAAATATAAAAAATAAGAGGCATTAAAAGAAAAGTTATATAAAAAATATAAATTATTAAACTGAACTAATACGGTTGACAGTTTTTAACAATTATCAAATAAGTGCAAACAGGGGGTATAAAAAAACAACAACTTCAAAAAGGTTGTTGTTTTTATATTTAGCAGTTGGCAGCTTGCAAAAATACTGATGATCTTGGTCCAAATATCTGTATTTGCATTTTATAGATGTGTTTTTAAGTTCTTAAAGTCTGGTTTTGGAGGTGTGTGTAAATGCTATCCTAAAAGTGTACCAGTTAGAGCCATTTCGCTAGCGAATTAGTTTACCACCTATCATAAAATTCCTGTAAAATATAGTCAGATATATTTTCAGGAGGTTGAGGGGTGTGAAAATTGAAATGGATATGTATCAACAGATTCGCAAGCGATATCTAAACGGAGAGTCTCAAAGATCTATTGCAAAGAGTTTAGGCATCTCACGTCAATCGGTAAAAAAGTATTGTGACGGGTCAGCGCATCCAGAAAAAAGAAAGGAGTATAACAGAAGCCCAGTTAAAGTTACAAAAGAAGTAGAAGACTTTATCATAGGTTGTCTTAAGTCAGATGAAGAGGATAATATTAAAAAGCAAAAACATACTGCTAAACGCATATATGAACGACTTGTTGATGAGAAAGAATTTACAGGTGGTGAATCAACTATACGAAATGCTGTAAAAAAACTACGTGCAGAACAGTTAGTTCCACCTCAAAGCAATGTTCCTCTATCATATGAGCCAGGTGAGGCAATTCAGATAGACTGGGGCGAAGCCACAGCCTACCTCGATGATAAGAAAAGAAAATTGTATACTTTTTGCGCTAGGCTATGTTACAGCTGTGATATCTTTGTACAAGTCTTTAGAGCCGCCAATGAACAGGCTTTTTTAGAAGCGCAACAACGTATGTTTGATTTCTTTGGAGGAGTCCCCAGGCGAGTAATTTTTGATAATGCTAAAGTTGCAGTTAAAGAGGGTTTTGGAACCTATGCAAAACCACAAGATAAGTACTTTTCCTTCAGTGCCCATTATGCCTTTGAACTAGAGTTTTGTAACCCTGGTAAAGGAAACGAAAAGGGCCTTGTAGAAAACTTAGTTGGCTATTCTAGAAGAAATTTTTTAGTCCCTCTACCTAGGGTATCAAGTATAGAAGAGTTGAATCAAAAGCTACTGGAAGATTGCTTAAAGTACAGAGAAAAGCACCATATCAAAGGTCGCTCGAATGCTGTAAATGTAATGTACCAAGAAGAAAAACAGTTTTTAAATCCGATTCCCCCGTACCGGTTTGATACAAGCAAAACTAAAATTGTTTCCGTTGATGATTACTCCACAGCTTGCTATGAAAGAAACTACTACTCTGTCCCTACCAAGTATTTAAGAAAGGATGTAACTGTAAAAGGCTACGGTAATGACATCCAAATTTTTTATCAGAATGAAGAAATAGCTACACATATAAGAAACTACTACTCAGGAAAAACAGAGTATAAGTTAGAACATTACATAGACTTAATTGAAAGAAAACCACGCTCTGTTTTCAATGCTAAACCAGTTAAGCAAAATGTTACTGAAGAGCTTTTAATATGGGGCAAACAACTCCCCGGTGGTAACAGAGAAATGGTTAAACTCCTTCGCCTATGTCTAGACTATGGCGAAGAATATATACTTAGCATTAAAGAGGCGATTCCTGGGCATATTGTGCCAACTGTTGATATGATTAGAGCCCATTTAAGCAAACCTGTAGACACCCCTGTATTGAATCTAAATAAAGAGATAGCTGTCGAGGAGGTAGATTTAAATAAATACGATAAAAAATATGGAATGGTGGTGCAATAAATGGGCGAAATAAATATTAATGAAGAGACAATTGCTTTATATGCAAAGCAACTGCGAGTTCCTACCTTCAATAGATATAAAGACGTAATTCGTCAGCTTGATAACAACAAGTCCTATGACGCTTTTCTCATTGAGCTTTTGAAAATGGAGGCAGAATCTAGAAGAGAAAGTAGCCAAAAACGCAAGATTAAAGCTGCTAAATTTCCATACATGAAAACATTAGACGAGTTAGACCTAAGCAGATATGAGCATGTGTCTGAAGCTTGTTTTCATGAACTTGGTACATGTGACTTTGTAAGAAAAAGACAAAACATCGTTATGATAGGAAACACTGGGCGAGGCAAAACTCATTTTTCTATAGCATTAGGAATAAAAGCTTGCATGCAAGGTATGAATGTTAAGTTTTATACTGCAGCCAATCTTTCTAATGAACTTATTGAGGCTACTGAGTATAAGCGCCTGTTAAAACTAGAAAAACAGCTGTCTAAAACAGACCTACTTATCATAGATGAAATGTCTTATTTAACCTTTAACAGACATCAGTCTGAACTGCTATTTAAGGTTGTAGCAGATCGTGCTGAAAAGCGAAGTGTAATAGTATCCACTAACTTTAAGTTTTCAGAATGGACGAAGCTATTTGAAAATGAAACAATGGTATCTGCGCTTGTTGATAGACTTACATTTCGCTCTCACGTACTAAATATGAACGGAACCTCATATCGCGATGAGTACTCTGGTGAGCAAATATAATATTTTATTATAATAAATTTTTAGGAAATGCTCACAAGGTATTTCCTAAAATTAGGCTAGTAGTGGTAAACTTTTTCGTTAGCGCCGCTGGTAAACAAATTCGATAGCGGGTGGTAAAGAAATTCATTGACATTCGCAGGTGTGAGCGTTTTTTTAAAATTATTAGGGTGAAGATGCAGAAAAATCGTTCTAGGGACGTTTAAAGGGCGGTGGTATTTAGAAGGGAACCCTTTAAGCTAACAACTTTTGACGACTATCATTTGTATAACGATTCTTTTATATCAATATTAAGCGAATACAAAACCGGAGTAAATGACTATGATGTCGTAAATGCTGAATTGGTTGACCTTGGAGATGTTATTAGAGAAATTAAAGGATTAACTAATAAAGCGCCAAAATTCATTGTGTCCCATTCAGAATCGAAAAATTGCTTCAATAAGTGCTTAAGCAGCTATGATAAGAAAGTTACTGACTTATTGAAAGAGTGTTTAAACTTATAATGAAAAAGAACAAGCGTTCCAAAGCAGTTAATAAGTAGCCTAGCGGTTGCTTATTTTTATTATTGATATAGCTTTTAAAGGGGTTTTAAGAGTTGTTTGATAGCAGGGAGAGAGATGTTCTAAAAGTAGGTAAAAGAAAGATAAGTTTGGAACATTTCTTGTTCAGATACATGTAATTACAAAGATATTTCCCGGGGAACAGATGTTCGTCATGTTTCTACAATTTGACTCTTTTTATTAAAAAACATTGTAGAAATGAACGATATTACTCTAAATTTGTAGTTTAAAATGAGGAAGTAGCGGTGTTTTGGTAAAAAAAGACCCAAATGTTGCATAGCTTTGCAAAACTCTTGAATAGCTTTACAAAACGCTTGCATAATTTCATATTTCGCTTATATAGCCTTGAATAGTTCCTCACCTCCTAAAAAAACGATAAAAGGACCAACCGCCACTGGCGGAAGGTCCTTTTATCGTTTTTTATTTCCTTGTATAAGCTATGTGAGCAAGTTATTTTGTCTTCTAGATTTCGACTTTTTACACTTAAATCTGTTTCTTCACACATCCTACAACTGGCTGAAAGTAGAAGTGAAGGCCAAGCTTTATATAATGAAGTATGTATTTTTCTTTTCATTTTTAACATTCCTTTCGGAGCGTGGGAGGTTACGCTTATTTTATTTTATGACTATTTTTTGTTTTTGACAATATAAAATATACTAACAAAATATTTATTTAGTGTCTATCATACCCAGACTTTGGTTAATTATTAAATATTCTCAAATTACGAATTTTAAAACAGGAATTGGAGTAAATGTAAAGAATATAAATATAAAGTGCACTTATCTAAGATGCGATCAATAAAAAGTAATTTAGGGAGGCGATGGGGTATGGTTCTTGAAAACCATAGAGAAAATATTATAAGAAATTTTATAAA from Proteinivorax hydrogeniformans harbors:
- the istA gene encoding IS21 family transposase, whose amino-acid sequence is MKIEMDMYQQIRKRYLNGESQRSIAKSLGISRQSVKKYCDGSAHPEKRKEYNRSPVKVTKEVEDFIIGCLKSDEEDNIKKQKHTAKRIYERLVDEKEFTGGESTIRNAVKKLRAEQLVPPQSNVPLSYEPGEAIQIDWGEATAYLDDKKRKLYTFCARLCYSCDIFVQVFRAANEQAFLEAQQRMFDFFGGVPRRVIFDNAKVAVKEGFGTYAKPQDKYFSFSAHYAFELEFCNPGKGNEKGLVENLVGYSRRNFLVPLPRVSSIEELNQKLLEDCLKYREKHHIKGRSNAVNVMYQEEKQFLNPIPPYRFDTSKTKIVSVDDYSTACYERNYYSVPTKYLRKDVTVKGYGNDIQIFYQNEEIATHIRNYYSGKTEYKLEHYIDLIERKPRSVFNAKPVKQNVTEELLIWGKQLPGGNREMVKLLRLCLDYGEEYILSIKEAIPGHIVPTVDMIRAHLSKPVDTPVLNLNKEIAVEEVDLNKYDKKYGMVVQ
- the istB gene encoding IS21-like element helper ATPase IstB, encoding MGEININEETIALYAKQLRVPTFNRYKDVIRQLDNNKSYDAFLIELLKMEAESRRESSQKRKIKAAKFPYMKTLDELDLSRYEHVSEACFHELGTCDFVRKRQNIVMIGNTGRGKTHFSIALGIKACMQGMNVKFYTAANLSNELIEATEYKRLLKLEKQLSKTDLLIIDEMSYLTFNRHQSELLFKVVADRAEKRSVIVSTNFKFSEWTKLFENETMVSALVDRLTFRSHVLNMNGTSYRDEYSGEQI
- a CDS encoding UvrD-helicase domain-containing protein yields the protein MNFNPEQKEAIYSENPLILISAGAGSGKTRVLTERFLNICQQKLNEFLEGSTSDIGATVKEIVAITFTEKAAREMKERIRGELNTKLEELDKLEDEKNVNIAKKFWQQQKEDLDNAYITTFHSFCHKLLTRFAFKANLPPTFTMLDDIDSTLLQSECLDEMFADKTNYYKWKDAFIYYSKEQLKRAINSVYAQICEAPEQIDIKTFFEAEEILALQQDLLLKQKASLLEKFYQKAQPCVEEFPSSSELKGKLQEYVENISNHFGKVDLNNIDYDECYELLQEVMPKRKVSSWEDKCPALFELYVDIYNPLKQKWKNIPDFPTEKREQFLSIISCFAEMLCIFDEKYTKKKIEKAALDFSDLQKKAINLLENEDVRATCRQEFKHFMVDEFQDTNKLQMKMLDYIQPRFQFIVGDEKQSIYRFRGADVTVMRGLQNKVKQSDGYINMNRNYRNCHSIIGFVNAIFSEVMRESEDNAPYSINYSPLVSNRDDKEEQEVKVELIEMTENDEEEIEKDDDSQVSEVDCYDSEFDMLTERMLEIAQSEKKLVREKDTGVWRKAQWRDFAILVPSRTGLIELEKCLKDKNIPFVVHGGIGFFAKQEVKDMLALLRWIARPWESTYIAAVLRSPIIGITLDEMFAIKACGDVDNWQGFADFIYNRCYFNESGLATQTKAKLNKFYNLFTIFVPLTPQRAFSDTLYEVFNNSGLKQTLLMQPNSLQLIKNVEKLIETMNEQNPSSLEELLEKIDVLAMLGDREGEAEAELPEGNMVHIMTVHASKGLEFPIVCLPRLNRQLQKDSGSFRFDDKMRLVAKFTQEKKNNPFSDEEIVTPGFNIVKSESDIAAAEESKRLFYVAATRARDYLIMSAKDRLQKNSWYEMLLESLDTNPGILKCMIRKNQSQVVKQSKWEQTKDEFVAQTVSEEKVAPYTFSVSEIMDFMNDRQKYYESYVLKLHPDWLREEEIKADDKAKADDKQDKFIISATDFGTVVHRACELYDQGFGEDEAVLEAISVLFDDDEIPTNIKEIKLRVMKQLENYKKIESQIPKDHISSEWSFAVEIAGAYIIGEIDKVFIKDGKHSLMDLKTNKTIDTDSYKPQVTLYKMAYEKEMGVEVEEVSLFFMNFGEKGIIKLKPEAAYEKEVEEAIKDMTQLWRSLEEQ